In one Saccharibacillus brassicae genomic region, the following are encoded:
- a CDS encoding putative polysaccharide biosynthesis protein, producing MKTSTSSGLLRGAFILGAAAILSKMIGTLQKIPLQNLGGDGVFGIYTTIYSFYAFLAVFVTAALPAAISKYVAERIAGADERGVRAVLRAGLLTGCVAGVLMALGMWVLAPLLSGWIGSEHTLLPLRAVALALLVVPPMAALRGFFQGQQQALPTAVSQVSEQIVRVGVMIALLLALNSAGASDERIAAGAAFGSFAGGLAGLLVMLAFWRRHRKRKQAEFAERAEQPAAPPAFPVAGAADPQGGSVWRWIKPLLIYAVPVFVGSLSQPLLSLVDTLTVPRLLQSGGWGDLAAMEQFGVYNRGIPIVQLVFMLATSLSTLLLPAIAEAKARGEEGRIAVSASVALRWLWLLGLTAAAGLAVLAGPVNVMLYADDQGTDALRWTALSAAGGTLGIVSAALLQGMGAVRAPALFLLVSAVLKLGLNLLLVPYMGISGAALAGAVSYMVAALLGVLLLARLTGLRRGVRRTLLQPLLLAGLTALAAYAVRLLADGLLTAAGLDGRAGAMLTSLSGVAAGVIAFAAALIYTRAVSDAELSALPGGTKLAAFARRLRRES from the coding sequence GTGAAGACGTCCACCTCGTCCGGCTTGCTCAGGGGCGCTTTCATTCTCGGCGCCGCGGCAATCCTGTCCAAAATGATCGGCACGCTGCAGAAGATCCCGCTGCAAAACCTGGGCGGGGACGGCGTGTTCGGCATCTACACGACCATTTATTCGTTCTACGCCTTTTTGGCCGTGTTCGTCACGGCCGCGCTGCCGGCGGCCATCTCCAAATACGTCGCCGAGCGGATCGCCGGCGCGGATGAACGCGGCGTACGCGCCGTGCTCCGCGCGGGCCTGCTGACCGGCTGCGTCGCCGGCGTGCTGATGGCGCTCGGCATGTGGGTTCTCGCGCCGCTGCTGTCCGGCTGGATCGGCAGCGAGCATACGCTGCTGCCGCTGCGCGCGGTCGCGCTCGCGCTGCTCGTCGTGCCGCCGATGGCCGCGCTGCGCGGCTTCTTCCAGGGGCAGCAGCAGGCGCTGCCGACCGCGGTCTCGCAAGTCAGCGAGCAGATCGTGCGCGTCGGGGTCATGATCGCGCTGCTGCTGGCGCTGAACTCGGCCGGCGCTTCCGACGAGCGGATTGCCGCGGGAGCGGCGTTCGGTTCGTTTGCCGGCGGTCTGGCCGGACTGCTCGTCATGCTGGCGTTCTGGCGGCGGCACCGCAAGCGCAAGCAGGCGGAATTCGCAGAGCGGGCGGAGCAGCCGGCTGCTCCGCCGGCTTTTCCGGTGGCGGGGGCCGCCGACCCGCAGGGCGGCTCCGTGTGGCGGTGGATCAAGCCGCTGCTGATCTATGCCGTGCCGGTCTTCGTCGGCTCGCTGTCCCAGCCGCTGCTGAGCCTCGTCGATACGCTTACCGTGCCCCGGCTGCTGCAAAGCGGAGGGTGGGGCGACCTTGCGGCGATGGAGCAGTTCGGCGTCTATAACCGCGGCATCCCGATCGTGCAGCTCGTCTTCATGCTGGCGACTTCGCTCTCCACGCTGCTGCTGCCGGCTATCGCCGAAGCGAAAGCGCGCGGCGAAGAAGGGCGGATCGCCGTATCCGCTTCGGTCGCGCTGCGCTGGCTGTGGCTGCTCGGCCTGACGGCCGCCGCGGGCCTGGCCGTGCTCGCCGGCCCGGTCAACGTCATGCTGTACGCCGACGACCAGGGCACCGACGCGCTGCGCTGGACCGCGCTGTCCGCCGCGGGCGGTACGCTCGGCATCGTGTCCGCCGCGCTGCTGCAGGGCATGGGCGCCGTTCGGGCGCCCGCGCTGTTCCTGCTCGTCTCGGCCGTGCTGAAGCTTGGGCTCAACCTGCTGCTCGTGCCTTACATGGGCATCTCCGGCGCCGCTCTGGCCGGCGCCGTGTCCTACATGGTCGCCGCGCTGCTCGGCGTCCTGCTGCTTGCCCGCCTGACCGGGCTGCGCCGCGGCGTGCGCCGCACGCTGCTCCAGCCCCTGCTGCTGGCGGGGCTGACGGCGCTTGCCGCCTATGCCGTCCGCCTGCTGGCGGACGGGCTGCTGACCGCCGCGGGCCTCGACGGACGCGCGGGCGCGATGCTGACCAGCCTCTCCGGCGTCGCCGCAGGCGTGATCGCCTTCGCCGCCGCGCTGATCTACACCCGCGCGGTATCGGACGCGGAGCTGTCCGCGCTGCCCGGCGGCACGAAGCTTGCCGCCTTCGCGCGGCGGCTGCGCCGCGAATCGTAG
- the mazG gene encoding nucleoside triphosphate pyrophosphohydrolase, giving the protein MSTGITVVGLGSGDPDQLTLGIWKVLQGAGRIYVRTQEHPVMNRIAAEGIAFDSFDSVYEDNESFGDVYETIARRLVELAADEPIVYAVPGHPMVAEKTVLLLREYAEQSGVALKVLGGESFLDQAFVRLGFDPIEGFQLLDSSGVTAELIRPSLHTLIGQVYDSLTASEVKLGLMEVYPDDHPVVVGHALGVEGEEQILRVPLYELDRLEGYGNLSLVYVPRSDDEALRAGSFARLHEIVGILRSPGGCPWDIEQTHASIRKNLIEETYEVLETIDDDDPDHMREELGDLLLQILLHSRMEEEVGTFTVYDVIRGLNEKLIFRHPHVFGDTAAGSTEEALKNWDAMKAEEKKLRGENAPEASLLDGVPRDLPALMKAYKIQKKAAKAGFDWDNIEDVFAKIEEELGELRQGLAEGADADALKLELGDLLFSAVNASRFLDADPEEALSLVNDKFRRRFRYIERKLRERGSSPQGSTLAEMDALWNEAKTTE; this is encoded by the coding sequence ATGAGTACGGGAATTACGGTAGTCGGACTGGGTTCCGGCGATCCGGACCAGCTGACGCTGGGCATATGGAAAGTCCTTCAGGGCGCGGGCCGGATCTATGTCCGGACGCAGGAACATCCGGTCATGAACCGGATCGCCGCCGAAGGCATCGCGTTCGATTCGTTCGACTCGGTCTACGAAGACAACGAATCGTTCGGAGACGTCTACGAGACGATCGCGCGCAGGCTCGTGGAGCTGGCGGCGGACGAACCGATCGTCTACGCCGTGCCGGGCCATCCGATGGTCGCCGAGAAGACGGTGCTGCTGCTGCGCGAATATGCGGAGCAGTCCGGCGTCGCCCTGAAGGTGCTCGGCGGGGAGAGCTTCCTCGACCAGGCTTTCGTGCGGCTCGGCTTCGATCCGATCGAAGGATTCCAGCTGCTGGACTCCTCGGGCGTGACGGCCGAGCTGATTCGGCCTTCCCTGCATACGCTGATTGGCCAGGTTTACGATTCGCTGACCGCTTCCGAGGTTAAACTCGGATTGATGGAAGTTTATCCCGACGACCATCCGGTCGTCGTGGGCCATGCGCTCGGCGTGGAAGGCGAAGAGCAAATTCTTCGCGTTCCGCTGTACGAGCTGGACCGCCTCGAAGGATACGGCAACCTGTCGCTCGTGTACGTTCCCCGGAGCGACGACGAAGCGCTTCGGGCCGGCAGTTTTGCCAGGCTGCACGAGATCGTCGGCATTCTGCGCAGCCCGGGCGGCTGTCCGTGGGACATCGAGCAGACGCACGCTTCGATCCGCAAGAACCTGATCGAAGAGACGTACGAGGTGCTGGAGACGATCGACGACGACGACCCCGACCATATGCGCGAAGAGCTGGGCGACCTGCTGCTGCAGATTCTGCTTCACTCCCGCATGGAAGAGGAAGTCGGCACGTTCACCGTCTACGACGTGATTCGCGGACTGAACGAGAAGTTGATCTTCCGCCATCCGCATGTGTTCGGCGATACCGCGGCCGGCAGCACCGAAGAAGCGTTGAAGAACTGGGACGCCATGAAGGCGGAGGAGAAGAAGCTGCGGGGCGAGAACGCTCCGGAAGCCTCCCTGCTGGACGGCGTGCCGAGAGATCTTCCGGCGCTTATGAAGGCGTACAAGATCCAGAAGAAGGCGGCGAAGGCCGGCTTCGACTGGGATAACATCGAAGACGTCTTCGCCAAGATCGAAGAAGAATTGGGCGAGCTTCGCCAAGGGTTGGCCGAGGGGGCCGATGCCGACGCCCTCAAGCTCGAATTGGGCGATTTGCTGTTCTCCGCGGTCAACGCATCCCGTTTTCTGGATGCCGATCCCGAAGAAGCGCTCTCGCTCGTCAACGACAAGTTCCGCCGCCGGTTCCGTTACATCGAGCGCAAGCTGCGCGAGCGGGGAAGTTCCCCGCAGGGCAGCACGCTCGCGGAAATGGACGCATTGTGGAACGAAGCGAAGACGACGGAGTAA
- a CDS encoding HU family DNA-binding protein: protein MNKTELINNIAEKSGVGKKEVEAVLNGFMDGVTEALAGGDKVQLIGFGTFETRKRAGRTGRNPQTGEPITIPESSVPAFKAGNKLKDAVK, encoded by the coding sequence ATGAATAAAACCGAACTGATCAACAACATCGCGGAAAAAAGCGGAGTAGGCAAAAAAGAAGTCGAAGCGGTACTGAACGGCTTCATGGACGGCGTAACCGAAGCACTCGCTGGCGGAGACAAAGTTCAACTGATCGGATTCGGCACGTTCGAGACCCGCAAGCGCGCAGGCCGTACAGGTCGCAACCCGCAAACCGGCGAGCCGATCACGATTCCCGAGTCGAGCGTTCCTGCGTTCAAAGCGGGCAACAAACTCAAAGACGCGGTTAAGTAA
- a CDS encoding RNA-binding S4 domain-containing protein produces MRVDKFLKVSRLIKRRTVAKDVSEQGRVLINGREAKPSASVKVGDEITVQFGQKLVTVRVERLADTTRKDEAAGMYTLVKEEPIPREDGFNF; encoded by the coding sequence ATGCGTGTCGATAAATTCCTGAAGGTGTCCAGGCTCATCAAGCGGCGTACCGTAGCAAAGGACGTGTCCGAGCAGGGCCGCGTGCTGATCAACGGCCGCGAGGCCAAGCCCAGCGCTTCGGTGAAAGTCGGCGACGAAATTACCGTGCAGTTCGGGCAGAAGCTCGTCACCGTCCGGGTCGAACGCCTCGCGGATACGACCCGCAAAGATGAAGCGGCAGGCATGTATACCCTAGTCAAGGAAGAACCGATTCCCCGCGAAGACGGTTTTAACTTTTAA